DNA sequence from the Bacillota bacterium genome:
CTCCAGGGCCTCCTCGAGCGTCCCGCCGCCGGTCCCCTCGAGGGCGCCTGAGAACCGGAGCTTCGTGGCCACCGCATGTCGGATCTCCCTGGCCACGGCGAGCTTGTCCCCGAGGTCGAGATGGATCCTCTGGCCGTCCTTGTCGACCTTCTCACCCTCGTAGTGTTGGCGGAGATCCTCAATCAGGTGGTCCAGGAGCTCGAGGTCCTTGGGGATCGACTTCTTGATGTGTTCCTGGACGGCGGCCTTCGTGGCGTCTCGCCGCTCGGCCCGGACCTGCTTCAGCCAGCAGGCCACGCCCTTGTGGCTGACGTCGACCCCATCCTCGTCCTTGAGGATGCGGGCGATTTCGCGGCTCGACTTGGTCAGGCTGAGCTCCGTGACCTTGGCGCCAAGGCCATGCCGGTCTATCTTCGAGATGCTGGCCATCGGAACTCACCCCTCCCCCCGGCTTGTTACGTTACGGTGACCCCAAAGGTGTAACGGCGTAACAGACACTCCGCCCACCCCAGAAAAGTCCCCTCACCCTATGCCGTCCCCCCGCAGACAAAGCACAAAAGCCCAGCCAGAATGACCTAGCCGGGCTTCTTCTTGTCTGCACCCCCCTGCCCTACCCGACCTTCGTCTTGGCCCGGTCGAGAAAGACCTGGACTGACTGCCGGGTGATGCGGAGGGTCCGCGCGATCTCGCTCTTGTCGAGTCGTTCGACGTGATACATGAGATAGACCTCACGCTCTCGCCGGCTGAGTCTCTTTAGGTGCTGCATGGTCTCCTTGCTGACCGGGCTGGATGGCTGCCAGAGCGGCCGCCCCTTTTCGAGGACATTGTCCGAGGCCACCGTGACCCGAGGTTGAACTCGGACCTCGCCTGGGTACCCATGCCTCAGCCAGGCCAGGCCATAGGCCACGTCTCCGGCCATGCCACTCAAGAGCTTGAGGTCCTCGACCTCCTCGGTATGGTCCTCGTCGGGAGACATCTCGATGCGGCTTCGGGCCCTCGCGGTCGCCGTGACTACGCAGCGGAGGCTGTGTCGGTAGGAGTCTATGAGGTTCCGCTTCCAGTCCGGGATCCGTGGCATCCTGCCCCTCCGTCACTTGCGACGTTTGCGCGGCCACCGCGTGTGGGTCAGCTTCTCCGAGCTTGCCAGAGCCTCGGCGACCTCCCTCGCGTCGCACCCCGCGCAGGCCCTGGCCATGGCCCGGTCTATTTGACGTGCAATGTCTCGCCCGCCCGGTCTCGGCGGCGGGGACGGCGCTGGTGGATCCGGGACCGGGCCAGGGGCAGCCGCGGCGACTGAGGCTGGGAATGGATCCGCCTCGAGCGCCCGGGTCCCGGCGAGGGTCCGCAGCATATCGGCTCCGACGAAACCGACGAGGAGGCCGATGGCCAGGCCGGCGACCAGTCCCATGAGCACCACGCCCGCCCCCTCATGCGAAGAGTCGCTCCTGTTGCTCGTCAAGGCAGCGGATCACGACTTCGACCCGGGGCGGTTCGCCGTACCACTTGCCGGACTCGCCCGGGTCGACCACCTGGCTGTCGTCCCGCCAGATGATCTGGTTGAGCGAGTCCTCGACAGCCCAGAAGAGATTCTTCCAGTCGGGCTTCGTCGTCGGGCGGATGACGCCGGCAAGGGCGAGCTGCCGCTTCTTGGCTGAGAAGCTCTTCGGGACCATCCGGAACTCCTTGACCGTGAGGCTGATCGCTCCCTCCAGGAGGGCCGGCCGCCGGACCTGCAGGGCCTTTTCACGGATCAGGGTCTTATAGCCCCGGGACTTCTTCTGCTCATAGACCTTGGCATGCCCGTTGACCACGCAGGCACCTGTCCGCTGCTGGCCGACTGCCTGACCTTCGACCGTGAACCTGATCTCCCGGGCGTTCATGATGCGCTCGCCGGGACGTCGGCGACGTAGATGTCGACCTGGACGTCCCCATCCGTCTCCGAGAGCAAGGCGGTCAGGGGCTGGAGCTTCTTGTGCAGAGCGGCCGCCGGCATCCGCCGCTTGATCGAGAA
Encoded proteins:
- a CDS encoding RusA family crossover junction endodeoxyribonuclease encodes the protein MNAREIRFTVEGQAVGQQRTGACVVNGHAKVYEQKKSRGYKTLIREKALQVRRPALLEGAISLTVKEFRMVPKSFSAKKRQLALAGVIRPTTKPDWKNLFWAVEDSLNQIIWRDDSQVVDPGESGKWYGEPPRVEVVIRCLDEQQERLFA
- a CDS encoding sigma factor-like helix-turn-helix DNA-binding protein codes for the protein MPRIPDWKRNLIDSYRHSLRCVVTATARARSRIEMSPDEDHTEEVEDLKLLSGMAGDVAYGLAWLRHGYPGEVRVQPRVTVASDNVLEKGRPLWQPSSPVSKETMQHLKRLSRREREVYLMYHVERLDKSEIARTLRITRQSVQVFLDRAKTKVG